One region of Sulfurisphaera ohwakuensis genomic DNA includes:
- a CDS encoding ATP-binding protein: MDEELLVQELSKKLEEADSFALQNSIDGKILGRVTRFETIRLGEKSYIGIDLAFLDYMNSNVRKGEYLAIRTIISPVVVIGEVVSIERADMLAEFNIRESSFPRDPTTIMTQTFLELKPISEIENNVKRPAVTPIDPQSPVFRPKESLLQDALGIPREGIKIGKIFSGGKEIDAYINLDEESLVHHILIIGTTGSGKTTLLKTILSQNVNAVFFDRQGDFVRHLISRGEEFSVIMPSVIMMVNDVPSSRASLELGTQFAERYGCAMPVSGDIRDNEILLECEKSIVHLIPYSINFTKVIDYMHKLTPYMSPMARVFWPVIMNNFKKGIDKIAENISHDLSLPKEKIESEIFKLLTPSSLLNDDVKLQFQKKGKSSTYYSYADDYIAIYTSRLFRHIMGEDKNAITSLKQLDKNLSPLDLAFQTQDAIIRALRSVSEFGIFNVNGTFDLDFQRLKKKAVVDLSWILDYTASVEAIAMVAYSILSDFYSYKDELYKKKERDNSLTILALDEAHEYFPQTRDEESKSIIEGLLNRLMRLGRVRKISVILATHMPDDLNPLVLQLSNTKIVMRNEENVLEKLGFEDYADILLTAPAGLGVIRSIKFSDVVIKTLKEI; encoded by the coding sequence ATGGATGAGGAGTTATTAGTTCAAGAGTTGTCAAAGAAATTGGAAGAAGCTGATTCATTTGCTTTACAAAATAGTATTGATGGTAAGATTTTAGGCAGAGTTACCAGATTTGAGACTATAAGATTAGGCGAGAAAAGTTATATAGGAATTGACCTAGCATTTCTAGATTATATGAACAGTAATGTTAGAAAAGGAGAGTATTTAGCAATAAGGACTATTATCTCGCCAGTAGTAGTTATTGGAGAAGTTGTATCCATTGAAAGAGCCGATATGCTTGCTGAATTTAACATTAGAGAATCATCATTTCCAAGGGATCCTACAACTATAATGACTCAAACTTTTCTTGAGCTTAAACCAATTTCTGAAATTGAAAACAACGTAAAAAGACCTGCAGTCACACCAATTGATCCACAATCGCCAGTTTTTAGACCAAAGGAAAGTTTATTACAAGATGCATTGGGGATTCCACGTGAAGGTATTAAAATTGGCAAGATCTTCTCTGGTGGTAAAGAAATAGATGCATATATAAATCTAGATGAAGAAAGCTTAGTTCATCATATCTTAATTATAGGTACCACAGGTTCTGGAAAGACTACTCTGTTAAAGACTATATTATCTCAGAATGTGAATGCTGTATTTTTTGATAGACAAGGGGATTTTGTAAGGCATTTAATATCTAGGGGTGAGGAGTTCTCTGTTATTATGCCCAGTGTCATAATGATGGTTAATGATGTTCCATCAAGTAGGGCTAGTCTAGAGTTGGGAACTCAGTTTGCTGAAAGATACGGTTGTGCTATGCCAGTTTCTGGAGATATTAGAGATAATGAGATTCTTTTAGAATGTGAGAAGTCAATAGTTCATTTAATACCTTATTCGATTAATTTTACTAAAGTTATTGACTATATGCATAAATTAACCCCTTATATGTCGCCAATGGCTAGGGTATTTTGGCCTGTAATTATGAATAATTTTAAGAAAGGAATTGATAAGATTGCAGAAAATATATCTCACGACCTATCTTTACCGAAGGAGAAAATTGAATCGGAGATTTTTAAGCTCCTTACCCCATCCTCATTACTTAATGATGATGTGAAACTACAATTCCAAAAGAAGGGGAAAAGTTCAACATATTATAGCTATGCTGACGATTATATTGCAATTTACACAAGTAGGTTATTTAGACATATTATGGGTGAAGATAAAAATGCAATAACGTCTTTGAAACAATTAGATAAAAACTTATCACCTCTAGATTTAGCTTTTCAAACTCAGGATGCAATAATAAGAGCATTAAGGAGTGTAAGCGAATTTGGGATCTTTAATGTTAACGGTACTTTCGATTTGGACTTTCAAAGACTGAAAAAGAAAGCTGTTGTTGACTTAAGTTGGATTTTAGATTACACAGCATCAGTGGAAGCAATAGCAATGGTTGCTTATTCTATTCTTTCGGACTTTTACTCATATAAGGATGAATTATACAAAAAGAAGGAGAGAGACAATTCACTAACAATTTTAGCTTTAGATGAAGCTCATGAATACTTCCCACAAACTAGGGATGAGGAGTCAAAATCTATCATAGAGGGACTATTAAATAGGCTAATGAGGTTAGGAAGGGTTAGAAAAATATCTGTTATTCTAGCAACTCATATGCCAGACGATTTAAATCCATTAGTACTCCAATTATCTAATACAAAAATTGTAATGAGAAATGAGGAAAATGTTTTAGAAAAATTAGGCTTTGAAGACTACGCTGATATTCTCTTAACTGCACCAGCTGGTTTAGGTGTAATTAGGTCAATAAAGTTCTCTGATGTTGTAATAAAGACTCTGAAAGAGATCTAA
- a CDS encoding DUF973 family protein: MSGQTELEGVKSIRSGVLFEIITALLVGIGIIILLTSGVLTAGLSGSAVGAASGIVGTLIGLVVLIIIGVIIGIVGLLRIRSGFNILKAVGRDVGIGGTGVTLLLVGYILMVIGALLAIVFIGIPILFIGAILALIGQILLGIGFYRIGEIYNTGLVKVGGILVVLSIITDLLGFIGYILVYVGLGRVVNNLPITTSAPMQTYYPPTTPIPQPSTQAVQIYQVGQGVLRSDGYAQFTLYTTTQTTIVSASIEGTNLQATYINPIILQAGNNNITAYFGNISNLTPGTTYIINLTINAQGNMMNIKVTIVYQP, translated from the coding sequence ATGAGTGGACAAACTGAACTAGAAGGAGTTAAATCAATAAGAAGTGGTGTACTATTCGAAATAATAACTGCATTACTAGTTGGAATAGGAATCATAATACTTTTAACATCAGGAGTTTTGACTGCCGGCCTCTCTGGTTCTGCTGTCGGAGCTGCTAGTGGTATTGTTGGTACCCTCATTGGATTAGTTGTGCTAATCATTATTGGAGTTATAATTGGAATTGTAGGACTGCTAAGAATTAGAAGCGGTTTTAATATATTAAAGGCTGTGGGAAGAGATGTTGGAATTGGCGGAACTGGTGTTACATTACTACTTGTTGGATATATATTGATGGTAATTGGTGCTCTACTAGCTATTGTTTTCATTGGTATACCCATCCTTTTTATTGGTGCCATATTAGCACTAATAGGTCAAATATTGCTTGGTATAGGATTTTATAGAATCGGAGAGATTTATAATACTGGTTTAGTTAAGGTTGGAGGAATATTAGTAGTTCTATCAATAATCACAGATCTTTTAGGTTTTATTGGATACATACTAGTTTATGTTGGACTTGGAAGAGTAGTAAATAATCTGCCCATAACTACATCAGCACCAATGCAAACTTATTACCCTCCAACAACACCTATACCACAGCCTAGTACACAAGCTGTTCAAATTTACCAGGTTGGTCAAGGAGTTTTAAGGAGTGATGGCTATGCACAATTTACATTATATACAACAACACAAACAACAATTGTTTCAGCCTCTATTGAAGGAACTAATCTACAAGCAACATATATTAACCCAATCATTTTACAAGCTGGGAATAACAATATTACGGCTTACTTCGGGAACATAAGCAATTTAACGCCCGGAACAACATACATAATCAACTTAACTATTAACGCTCAAGGAAATATGATGAATATAAAAGTAACAATAGTTTACCAACCCTAA
- a CDS encoding TenA family transcriptional regulator, which produces MLSEIRKEISELNSRILSHELFNSIETLKLFYDQQWYIVNHDLRSLAIMISRAKEQDEIDFFVSALQGDYEGLKILREIAEKKREPIPSVVSYTHYLAWLANYANPGEQVLGLVVNLPVWSYNCKRLVEKFKDKYDVRFLELFANVKVDERMAEEIINRYKGRYLEIAKMIQYYEYEFWEGLKNVEKKGNI; this is translated from the coding sequence ATGTTAAGCGAAATAAGAAAAGAAATATCTGAGTTAAATTCACGTATTTTATCTCATGAACTTTTCAATTCGATTGAAACTTTAAAGTTATTTTATGATCAACAGTGGTATATAGTTAACCACGATTTAAGGTCATTAGCAATAATGATTTCTAGAGCGAAGGAACAAGATGAAATTGATTTCTTTGTTAGTGCACTTCAGGGCGACTATGAAGGTTTAAAGATCCTTAGAGAGATAGCAGAAAAGAAAAGGGAGCCCATTCCATCAGTTGTCTCTTATACTCATTATTTAGCATGGTTAGCTAATTATGCTAATCCTGGCGAACAAGTTTTAGGTCTAGTTGTTAACTTGCCAGTATGGTCTTATAACTGTAAAAGGTTAGTTGAAAAATTTAAAGATAAGTATGATGTACGTTTTTTGGAACTGTTTGCTAATGTTAAGGTTGATGAGAGAATGGCTGAAGAAATTATAAATAGATATAAAGGAAGATACTTAGAAATTGCAAAGATGATTCAGTATTACGAATACGAATTTTGGGAGGGATTAAAGAATGTCGAGAAAAAAGGGAATATATAA
- a CDS encoding TM1812 family CRISPR-associated protein, protein MKILIVTFWSDINFSNEKFFVFDEKGERTSVEQEGLNETLAEAEFLKDNNDVKIVAFLPTTLSRILSDPPPDYNQLVQRLEAEVKNRVKVDYVHILPSEGTIGNHVHHEGLGNFHFLFYLKLYEDLLKESPDAILLDLSRTFSYYQNYTISATQLALDDYVITTNRKNSILIQYARIDNTLVPLFIKDFKKVRIYDYLTTNIKLSKEKGFSTQGKSEIYGIGKSLELGFPLILIYLLKNANKLVPPDEFEKMIINSMKVNKGEKYEIVTNFEAHETAPYYFIGYHFVNSYKKIAEESEISLESLEKLLELFEDPQRKLIVREIEILKDFSKLMKDEEEHLLDYLIRVGNARVIDWMKGKVSEDEKEECDVNEDEMYSHAGLGRKFTKIMVKEGKIVVKYAENCIDEILSWVKNIGKE, encoded by the coding sequence GTGAAAATACTAATAGTTACATTTTGGAGTGATATCAATTTTTCAAATGAAAAATTTTTTGTGTTTGATGAAAAAGGCGAAAGAACTTCAGTTGAACAAGAAGGACTAAATGAAACATTGGCTGAAGCAGAATTCCTAAAAGACAATAATGACGTTAAAATAGTAGCCTTCCTGCCAACAACACTTTCACGTATTTTATCAGATCCTCCACCAGATTATAATCAACTAGTCCAACGACTTGAAGCAGAGGTAAAAAATAGAGTAAAAGTAGATTATGTTCACATTTTACCCTCAGAAGGAACAATAGGAAACCACGTTCATCATGAAGGATTAGGAAATTTCCATTTTTTATTTTACCTTAAGCTCTATGAAGATTTGCTTAAGGAAAGCCCAGATGCTATTTTATTAGATTTAAGTAGAACTTTCTCATATTATCAGAATTATACAATATCGGCAACACAGTTAGCTTTAGATGATTATGTTATTACTACTAATAGAAAAAACTCTATACTAATTCAATATGCTAGAATAGATAATACATTGGTACCTCTATTTATTAAAGATTTCAAGAAAGTAAGGATATATGATTACTTAACTACTAACATCAAACTTTCAAAAGAAAAAGGATTTAGTACACAAGGGAAATCTGAAATCTATGGTATAGGAAAATCATTAGAACTAGGCTTCCCTCTAATTTTAATTTATTTGCTTAAGAATGCAAATAAATTAGTTCCTCCAGATGAATTTGAAAAGATGATTATAAACTCTATGAAAGTAAATAAAGGAGAAAAATACGAGATTGTAACTAATTTTGAAGCTCATGAAACAGCGCCATATTACTTCATAGGATATCATTTCGTTAATTCTTATAAGAAAATAGCTGAAGAAAGTGAGATAAGTCTTGAGTCTTTAGAAAAACTACTCGAATTATTTGAAGATCCGCAAAGAAAACTTATCGTAAGAGAAATAGAAATTTTAAAAGATTTTAGCAAGTTAATGAAAGATGAAGAAGAACATTTATTAGACTATTTAATAAGAGTAGGAAATGCTCGAGTTATAGATTGGATGAAAGGAAAAGTTTCTGAAGATGAGAAAGAAGAGTGTGACGTTAATGAGGATGAAATGTATTCACACGCAGGCTTAGGGAGAAAATTCACCAAAATCATGGTAAAAGAAGGGAAAATAGTGGTTAAATATGCTGAGAACTGTATTGATGAAATTTTAAGTTGGGTGAAAAATATAGGAAAAGAGTAA
- a CDS encoding DNA double-strand break repair nuclease NurA, producing the protein MPSSAYEIKKKVEKIGKQISIIKGKITGVVDISGNPDHPLFEAETTVSNVNENIFHKIEEKKENISIASIDSSSRYLRDPSVNMVFVGLGVYSNIKGIKVGPFDIDINFMAIGTFEDLLKEFNPESGVRVKNYVNKYFTEDYRIDDIADELRLEAENAGLKENRDTHDLVIVDGPLFPTPLELSELELQSEGRKRHQEAYLQLTKDRIAILRNNVVGVVKRLETSQKLYKVDKVKQLLGIRYPINDAEILNQIRIKTGFKQGLLGPFKIEFNSKYFDAPTRYAYYLVLTNPIGMSSYCRIESLSLNSLEELTPHIVNRISERLIPTYIEIADNLSKRVSASLFITAYQILSRIISVVHDDKLTYYNEVRSLSESLLQHQRTLLT; encoded by the coding sequence GTGCCAAGTTCAGCTTATGAGATTAAGAAAAAGGTAGAAAAAATCGGAAAACAGATTAGTATTATTAAGGGAAAGATCACTGGAGTAGTAGATATTTCTGGAAATCCCGATCACCCATTATTTGAGGCTGAAACAACGGTATCAAATGTCAACGAAAACATTTTTCACAAGATAGAGGAAAAAAAGGAAAACATTAGTATTGCTTCCATAGATTCGTCCTCTAGGTATTTAAGAGATCCTTCAGTAAATATGGTATTTGTTGGTCTAGGAGTATATAGTAATATTAAAGGAATTAAAGTAGGCCCATTTGATATTGACATTAATTTTATGGCAATAGGGACTTTTGAAGACTTACTAAAGGAATTTAATCCAGAGAGTGGTGTAAGAGTAAAAAATTACGTTAATAAATACTTTACTGAGGACTATAGGATAGATGATATAGCTGATGAATTAAGATTAGAAGCTGAGAATGCTGGGCTGAAAGAGAATAGAGATACCCACGACCTAGTAATAGTTGATGGGCCATTGTTCCCCACGCCATTAGAATTAAGTGAATTAGAATTACAATCTGAAGGAAGAAAAAGACATCAAGAAGCTTACTTACAATTAACAAAAGATAGAATCGCTATACTTAGAAATAATGTTGTAGGTGTCGTAAAAAGACTTGAGACCTCACAAAAACTTTACAAAGTAGATAAAGTAAAACAACTTTTAGGAATACGCTATCCAATAAATGATGCTGAAATACTAAACCAAATAAGAATTAAAACGGGGTTTAAACAAGGATTATTAGGCCCGTTTAAAATAGAGTTTAATTCAAAATATTTCGATGCACCAACTCGTTATGCTTACTATTTAGTTTTGACAAACCCTATAGGGATGAGCAGTTATTGCAGAATTGAATCTTTATCCTTAAATTCGCTGGAAGAATTAACACCACATATTGTAAATAGAATTAGTGAGAGATTAATTCCTACTTATATAGAGATTGCTGACAATTTAAGCAAAAGGGTCTCAGCTTCACTCTTCATTACAGCTTACCAGATTTTAAGCAGAATAATCAGCGTAGTTCATGATGACAAACTAACGTATTATAATGAGGTTAGATCTCTTTCAGAGTCTTTATTACAACATCAGAGAACTTTATTGACCTAA
- a CDS encoding RNA-guided endonuclease InsQ/TnpB family protein gives MPNVGFRFRAYADDQTIRALKAQLRLACEMYNTLRWADIYFYQRDGKGLTQTELRQLALDLRKQDKEYQQLYSQVVQQIADRYYDARDRFFKGLAYFPKEKKPHKYYSLVYPQSGWKILESREIRTKSRKNKKKLVLLRLSNLGVFKVIVHRDFPLDKVKRVVVKLTRSERVYVSFIVEGVGFSQLPKTGKVVAIDVGIEKLLTTSDGFYFPNLRPYEKALEKIRKLHKVLSRKEFLSKNWFKAKVKLARGYEHFKNLRQDLYMKLGKWFAQHYDVVVMEDIDVKQLVEESERKLRMRLHDVAFHELKRILEYQLEKYGKKLLLINPAYTSKMCAKCGYVKKELTLTDRVFSCPKCGWVTDRDYNASLNILKRSGWEPSLVPVELYPLPVAKSYGQGGAMKQEAPPFRAG, from the coding sequence ATGCCCAACGTAGGGTTCCGCTTTCGTGCATATGCTGACGATCAAACAATTAGGGCGTTAAAAGCCCAGTTGAGGTTAGCATGTGAGATGTACAACACCCTACGCTGGGCAGATATCTATTTCTACCAAAGGGACGGAAAGGGTCTTACACAAACGGAGTTAAGACAGCTCGCTCTAGATCTAAGAAAGCAAGATAAGGAGTACCAACAACTCTACTCACAAGTAGTACAGCAAATTGCCGATCGTTATTACGATGCTAGGGATAGGTTCTTCAAAGGTCTAGCATACTTTCCTAAGGAGAAGAAACCCCATAAGTACTACTCTCTTGTTTACCCACAAAGTGGGTGGAAAATACTTGAGAGCAGGGAAATAAGGACTAAGAGTAGGAAGAATAAGAAGAAGCTGGTGTTATTGAGGTTATCAAATCTCGGCGTGTTTAAGGTCATTGTTCATAGGGACTTCCCGCTTGACAAAGTAAAGAGGGTGGTAGTTAAACTAACACGTTCAGAGAGAGTATATGTCTCCTTCATAGTTGAAGGTGTTGGATTCTCTCAACTCCCAAAGACTGGTAAGGTAGTTGCAATAGATGTTGGGATAGAGAAACTCCTAACCACGAGTGATGGATTCTATTTCCCTAACTTGAGACCTTATGAGAAGGCACTTGAGAAGATAAGGAAACTCCACAAGGTTCTCTCGAGGAAAGAGTTCTTGTCGAAAAATTGGTTTAAAGCAAAAGTGAAGTTAGCTAGGGGTTATGAACACTTCAAGAACTTGAGACAAGACCTCTATATGAAGTTGGGTAAGTGGTTCGCACAACATTATGACGTTGTAGTAATGGAGGATATAGATGTTAAACAACTGGTGGAGGAGTCAGAAAGGAAGTTGAGGATGAGGTTACACGATGTTGCATTCCATGAGTTGAAGAGAATACTAGAATATCAGTTGGAAAAATATGGAAAGAAACTGTTGTTAATAAATCCAGCATATACTTCAAAGATGTGTGCCAAATGCGGGTACGTAAAGAAAGAGTTAACTTTGACTGACCGTGTGTTCAGCTGTCCTAAGTGCGGTTGGGTTACTGATCGTGACTATAATGCTTCTTTAAACATATTGAAGAGATCGGGGTGGGAGCCATCCTTAGTGCCTGTGGAGCTCTACCCTCTACCCGTAGCGAAAAGCTACGGGCAAGGTGGGGCTATGAAGCAGGAAGCTCCGCCCTTCAGGGCGGGGTAG
- a CDS encoding ABC transporter ATP-binding protein, which translates to MMIKVRDLQVTYQGRVSPSLTIEELSIEEGESVLIVGKSGSGKSTLVNVLNGVIPNMIFADVKGEVEVFGKDPRKTPIYELSRYIGTVLQDPEMQSFNYSVEDEIAFGPENLMLPKEEIGRRVENSAKVTGIYHLLDRDTMTLSGGELQRTVIASVLAMEPKALILDEPTSNIDPKGTAQIFNLIKYFREERRTLIIVEHKLERVLPYVDRVILIDKGKLIFDAEKDDLVNKADTLYEAGVEIPEYYLHMKKYGNVKSYRYSPPPRKEGREEILYAKVRVWVRKTGKNLVNAEIRLRKGEIVALMGNNGAGKSTLLKAIMGLIDDKKLVSETEVVVKGRNISKASIPERGMYIAYLPQNFDVMLVKRTVEDEVAFSMKNRKSFSSDRLNEILKMFSLYDIRKEDPLLLSMGQRRRVAMASVIASGADIVFMDEPTSGQDWYHRYMLGKEIQELRDKGFTFLIVTHDSRFVDRFCDRVLVMNEGKIIAEGKPEEVFSKEDLDIYPPTEYLVSKHGSLFSL; encoded by the coding sequence ATGATGATTAAAGTAAGAGATTTACAAGTCACTTACCAAGGAAGAGTTTCTCCTTCATTAACTATTGAAGAGTTAAGTATTGAAGAGGGAGAGTCAGTGCTTATTGTTGGTAAATCTGGTTCTGGTAAATCTACTTTAGTTAACGTTTTAAACGGAGTTATTCCCAACATGATTTTTGCGGATGTTAAAGGAGAAGTAGAAGTTTTTGGAAAAGATCCTAGGAAAACGCCAATTTATGAACTTTCTAGATACATAGGAACTGTGTTGCAAGACCCAGAAATGCAGTCTTTTAACTATTCAGTTGAAGACGAGATAGCTTTTGGGCCGGAAAACCTAATGTTACCTAAAGAGGAAATTGGAAGAAGAGTTGAAAATTCGGCAAAAGTCACTGGTATCTATCATCTACTCGATAGGGATACTATGACTTTGTCCGGTGGCGAGCTACAGAGAACCGTAATTGCCTCAGTTTTAGCAATGGAGCCGAAAGCGTTAATCTTAGACGAACCAACATCCAACATTGATCCTAAAGGAACAGCTCAAATTTTTAATCTCATAAAATACTTTAGAGAGGAGAGAAGAACTCTAATAATTGTAGAGCATAAGTTAGAAAGGGTTCTTCCTTATGTTGATAGAGTTATTTTAATTGATAAAGGTAAGCTTATCTTTGATGCAGAGAAAGATGATTTAGTTAACAAGGCAGATACTTTATACGAGGCTGGGGTTGAAATACCAGAGTATTATCTCCATATGAAGAAGTACGGTAATGTTAAGTCTTATAGATATTCTCCTCCACCTAGAAAGGAAGGAAGGGAGGAAATTCTCTATGCTAAAGTAAGGGTTTGGGTTAGGAAGACTGGGAAAAATTTAGTTAATGCTGAGATAAGACTAAGGAAAGGTGAAATAGTCGCTTTAATGGGAAATAATGGTGCCGGTAAATCAACTTTGTTAAAAGCAATTATGGGTTTAATAGATGATAAAAAGCTAGTAAGCGAGACAGAAGTTGTAGTCAAAGGTAGGAACATTTCAAAGGCCAGCATACCAGAAAGAGGAATGTATATTGCTTACTTACCACAGAACTTTGATGTTATGTTAGTGAAAAGGACTGTTGAAGATGAGGTCGCTTTTTCTATGAAAAATAGAAAATCTTTCTCTTCAGATAGACTAAACGAAATATTAAAAATGTTCTCCTTATATGACATAAGAAAAGAAGACCCCTTACTTTTATCCATGGGACAAAGAAGAAGAGTTGCAATGGCATCAGTTATTGCATCTGGTGCTGATATAGTTTTTATGGATGAGCCAACTAGTGGACAAGACTGGTATCATAGATATATGTTAGGGAAGGAGATACAAGAATTAAGGGATAAAGGCTTTACTTTTTTGATTGTAACTCATGATTCCCGTTTCGTAGATAGATTCTGTGATAGGGTTTTAGTTATGAATGAAGGTAAGATTATTGCTGAAGGTAAACCCGAGGAGGTTTTTTCTAAAGAAGATCTTGATATTTATCCTCCTACGGAATATCTGGTGAGTAAGCATGGATCTCTCTTTTCTTTATGA
- a CDS encoding helix-turn-helix domain-containing protein: MEKMEIPKELKPLTFIYDLNERELEIFLYLAKTKEQLNADELSEKLNISRSCIMGYIKKLENKGLILKKRDVRIVRRGKPQYVYYVDNTKVREKITNDIIELAVEVRKSFINYLNDLTATAWPIKKSNENGTLPKSTRSNIEIEQSSEA; encoded by the coding sequence ATGGAGAAAATGGAAATACCAAAAGAGCTCAAGCCTTTAACGTTTATTTACGATTTAAATGAAAGAGAATTAGAAATTTTCCTATATTTAGCAAAGACCAAAGAACAACTTAACGCAGATGAATTATCAGAAAAATTAAATATAAGTAGATCTTGCATCATGGGTTATATTAAAAAGCTAGAAAATAAAGGACTAATATTAAAGAAAAGAGATGTAAGAATAGTTAGAAGAGGAAAACCACAGTACGTATATTATGTTGATAATACTAAGGTTAGAGAGAAAATTACAAATGATATAATAGAATTAGCAGTAGAGGTAAGGAAATCCTTCATAAATTATCTCAATGACCTAACAGCGACAGCTTGGCCTATTAAAAAAAGCAATGAAAATGGCACTTTACCTAAAAGTACTAGAAGTAATATAGAAATAGAACAAAGTAGTGAAGCATAA
- a CDS encoding energy-coupling factor transporter transmembrane component T family protein, producing MDLSFLYENPITQNIISWYLVLFGIALPVLLIFWWIGLKGFVELTKYEKGESFLYRLNPITKILFGIVIMAVASTTVWWIGALLTFAILPLYLTLNNGLKKFGYVLMLTFSSLIGSTWAIAPYTPPYILNEVFPNQNPITLWVWPNYFTVMGYVPDLTLQAIYYGLQTAFRITVTLVSALLLVVSTSVSDLFKSFTQIKVPLAITFSLMVGFRTIPKIFELLDTSLKMQILRGLGYGKPRILRLFYYILGGVMAIVPTMVYLFRGAKSLAISADTRGFRAYPKRTLLKEPQITKYDYIMLGIIISLIILDIVANMMGFGRSIPYVGL from the coding sequence ATGGATCTCTCTTTTCTTTATGAAAATCCCATAACTCAGAACATAATAAGTTGGTATTTAGTCCTTTTCGGCATAGCCTTACCAGTACTTTTAATATTCTGGTGGATAGGATTAAAGGGGTTTGTTGAACTAACGAAATATGAAAAAGGAGAATCATTTTTATACAGATTAAATCCCATTACTAAGATACTCTTCGGAATAGTTATAATGGCAGTTGCATCAACTACTGTATGGTGGATTGGAGCTTTATTAACATTTGCAATATTACCACTTTACCTCACGTTAAATAACGGTTTAAAGAAATTTGGTTATGTCTTGATGCTTACATTCTCATCCTTAATAGGTTCTACGTGGGCAATAGCACCATATACACCACCATATATTCTTAATGAAGTATTCCCAAATCAGAATCCCATTACACTATGGGTTTGGCCAAATTACTTTACAGTTATGGGGTATGTCCCTGATCTAACATTGCAAGCGATCTATTATGGGTTACAGACGGCATTTAGAATTACTGTAACACTAGTTTCAGCTCTCTTATTAGTTGTTTCTACTTCAGTATCCGACTTATTTAAATCATTTACCCAAATTAAGGTACCTTTAGCTATAACATTTTCCCTTATGGTAGGTTTTAGGACAATTCCAAAGATTTTTGAACTGTTGGATACATCATTAAAAATGCAAATTTTAAGAGGTCTTGGGTATGGTAAGCCTAGAATATTAAGGTTATTTTATTACATTTTAGGTGGAGTTATGGCTATAGTACCCACAATGGTTTATCTTTTTAGGGGTGCTAAGAGTTTAGCAATTTCAGCAGATACGAGAGGATTTAGGGCTTATCCAAAAAGAACATTATTAAAAGAACCACAAATAACAAAATATGATTACATAATGCTTGGCATAATTATTAGCTTAATAATTTTAGATATAGTAGCTAATATGATGGGATTTGGTAGAAGTATACCGTATGTAGGATTATGA